The segment GTCCATGGCCACGCCGACGACGATCAAAATCGACGTGCCGCCAAAGTAGAACTTGACGTTCAAGCCTTCGTAGAACCAGCGCGGCAGGTTGGCTTCCAGGAAATCGCCGACAAACGGCAGGGCCCCGACCTTGAAGCCGGTCATCAGGAATTCGGGCAGCAGGGCGACCAGCACCAGGTAGATGGCGCCGATGAACGTCAGCTTGGAAAGGACGCCGTCGATGTAGTCGGAGGTGTTCTTGCCGGCCCGGATGCCGGGGATGAAGCCGCCGTATTTTTTGAGGTTGTCGGAGACATCGGCGGGGTTGAAGATGATGGAAATATAAAAATAGGTGAAGAAGATGATCGAGGTGATGTACAGCAGGTTGTACAGGGGCATGCCCCAGGTGAGCTGCTGGGTGATCTTCTGGGCGATGGGGTGCTTGATGAACTGCAGGATGGTGGCCGGAAAGGTGATCACCGAGGAGGCGAAAATGATCGGGATGACGCCGCCGGTGTTGACCTTCAGGGGCAGGAAGGTGCTTTGCCCGCCCATCATCTTGCGGCCCTGGATGCGCTTGGCGTAGGTGATGGGAATGCGCCGCTGGCCCATCTCCACGAAACAGATGAAGGCGATGACCACCACGATGACGGCCAGCAGGAACATCAGCTTTAGCGGGCTCATGTCGCCGGTTTTCAGTCCCTCCATGGTGTTGCCCACGCCGGGCACCAAGCCGACCACGATGCCGGCGAAGATGATCAGCGAAATACCGTTGCCGATGCCCCTTTCCGATATCTGTTCGCCCAACCACATGATGAAT is part of the Candidatus Aminicenantes bacterium genome and harbors:
- the secY gene encoding preprotein translocase subunit SecY; amino-acid sequence: MIRFIRNIFVIPELRKRVIFTLLLLAVYRMGSQIVTPGLNSEALKQFFDLLKGTFFGFMDMFSGKNISRMTIFALGVMPYISASIILQLLQVVWPYLDRIAKEGELGKKKITQYTRYGTVLICLIQGGGIAIGLERMNPNGIPVVLNPGWGFRLLTVLTLTTGTIFIMWLGEQISERGIGNGISLIIFAGIVVGLVPGVGNTMEGLKTGDMSPLKLMFLLAVIVVVIAFICFVEMGQRRIPITYAKRIQGRKMMGGQSTFLPLKVNTGGVIPIIFASSVITFPATILQFIKHPIAQKITQQLTWGMPLYNLLYITSIIFFTYFYISIIFNPADVSDNLKKYGGFIPGIRAGKNTSDYIDGVLSKLTFIGAIYLVLVALLPEFLMTGFKVGALPFVGDFLEANLPRWFYEGLNVKFYFGGTSILIVVGVAMDTVQQIESQLTMRNYDSFSRKGRIRGRRG